A genomic region of bacterium contains the following coding sequences:
- a CDS encoding 2-oxoacid:acceptor oxidoreductase subunit alpha yields MLAEDRPHPSHPHKIQELESVVVRFAGDSGDGIQVTGAQFTNESAIAGNDLATLPNFPAEIRAPAGTLPGVSSFQINFGSLEINTPGDTPEALVCMNPAALKANLKDLKKGGILILNEDAFTEKNLSRVGYTTNPIEDQSLKDAYRVYVCPMSRLTKDALDGSGLSTREVERSKNFFALGIVLWMFSRPYEHTTQWIKTKFSKTPEIMEANLKSFEAGITYAEATEIFDVAYTIKPAKLAPGHYKNINGTTALAYGLVAAAQKSRLPLFFGAYPITPASDLLHELARHKSLGVTTFQAEDEIAAICSAVGAAFGGSLGVTSSSGPGISLKTEAMALAVMTELPLVIINVQRAGPSTGMPTKTEQADLLQAIYGRAGEAPVCVLAASSPDNAFYLIYEACRIATTFMTPVIFLSDGFIATTAEPWKIPDPQALADFKVNFTTAHNNPRGDFLPYLRDEKTLARPWVKPGTPGLTHRIGGLEKQDKTGNVSYDPDNHHLMCELRREKIERIQSFIPETQIEGENSGELLVVGWGGTEGTLREACRLARQEGHKVSRIHLHYMNPLPPDLGTILPRFSKILVPEINFGQLRSVLRDKYLINALGFNRVAGQPLKVGEVLAEIKKFLTAQ; encoded by the coding sequence ATGCTTGCTGAAGACCGCCCACATCCAAGTCATCCCCATAAGATTCAAGAGCTTGAATCTGTAGTCGTGCGCTTTGCGGGAGACTCTGGAGATGGAATTCAAGTCACTGGCGCACAGTTTACTAATGAATCTGCAATCGCAGGTAACGACTTGGCAACGCTCCCGAACTTTCCTGCAGAAATTCGCGCACCAGCTGGAACACTTCCCGGAGTAAGTTCTTTTCAAATTAATTTTGGAAGTCTCGAAATTAATACCCCCGGAGACACTCCCGAAGCGCTGGTCTGCATGAATCCTGCAGCCTTAAAAGCTAACCTTAAGGATTTAAAAAAAGGTGGCATTCTAATTCTTAATGAAGACGCATTTACCGAGAAAAACCTCTCGCGTGTCGGCTACACAACTAATCCAATCGAGGATCAGTCTTTAAAAGATGCCTATCGTGTCTATGTGTGCCCAATGTCGCGCTTAACTAAAGATGCGCTTGATGGCTCTGGTCTCTCAACACGGGAAGTAGAGCGATCGAAAAACTTTTTTGCCCTCGGCATTGTGCTCTGGATGTTCAGCCGTCCCTATGAACATACTACGCAGTGGATCAAGACTAAATTTAGCAAAACTCCTGAAATCATGGAGGCAAACCTTAAATCTTTTGAAGCCGGTATTACCTATGCCGAGGCAACTGAGATTTTCGATGTGGCTTACACAATTAAGCCAGCTAAATTAGCTCCGGGTCATTACAAAAATATTAATGGCACTACAGCGCTTGCCTACGGACTAGTTGCCGCTGCGCAAAAGTCACGTTTGCCGCTATTTTTTGGTGCATATCCGATTACCCCGGCAAGCGACTTACTGCATGAGTTAGCTCGTCATAAGTCGCTCGGTGTTACGACATTTCAAGCTGAAGATGAAATCGCTGCGATTTGTTCAGCCGTTGGTGCTGCATTCGGTGGCTCCCTTGGAGTTACTTCTTCAAGTGGGCCTGGAATCTCATTAAAAACTGAAGCAATGGCACTGGCCGTGATGACTGAACTTCCTTTAGTGATCATTAACGTGCAGCGCGCCGGCCCCTCCACGGGTATGCCAACGAAAACAGAGCAAGCCGATTTACTACAGGCAATTTATGGGCGCGCTGGCGAAGCGCCAGTTTGCGTGCTTGCTGCTTCCTCACCGGACAACGCGTTTTATCTGATTTATGAAGCCTGCCGCATTGCGACAACTTTCATGACACCAGTCATTTTTCTCTCTGACGGCTTTATTGCAACAACAGCTGAGCCTTGGAAAATTCCTGATCCGCAAGCACTCGCTGACTTTAAAGTAAATTTTACAACTGCTCACAATAATCCTAGAGGTGATTTTCTGCCATACCTCCGTGACGAGAAAACCCTGGCGCGCCCCTGGGTTAAGCCTGGCACACCAGGCCTAACTCACAGAATTGGTGGGCTCGAAAAGCAAGATAAGACCGGAAACGTCTCTTACGACCCGGACAACCATCATCTCATGTGCGAACTGCGTCGAGAAAAGATCGAGCGAATTCAGTCATTCATTCCCGAAACGCAAATTGAAGGTGAAAACTCTGGTGAATTATTGGTCGTAGGCTGGGGTGGCACAGAGGGCACCTTACGCGAAGCTTGCCGGCTGGCTCGTCAGGAAGGTCACAAAGTATCACGGATTCATCTTCACTACATGAATCCGCTACCACCAGACCTCGGAACAATTCTTCCACGCTTCTCAAAAATCCTTGTTCCTGAAATTAACTTTGGACAACTTCGCTCGGTGCTACGTGATAAGTATTTAATTAACGCGCTCGGTTTTAATCGAGTTGCCGGACAGCCACTTAAAGTTGGCGAGGTCTTAGCTGAAATCAAGAAATTTCTTACGGCTCAATAA
- a CDS encoding 2-oxoacid:ferredoxin oxidoreductase subunit beta: protein MEITTEKIQLKKQDFESDQEVRWCPGCGDYSILATVQRFLPSLGIEPHNIVFVSGIGCSSRFPYYMNTYGFHTIHGRAPAIATGLKVTRPDLNVWMVTGDGDALSIGGNHFIHILRRNPNIKILLFNNRIYGLTKGQYSPTSELGKVTKSTPQGSSDYPLNPVLTALGAQATFIARSIDRDSQHLTEIFKAATDHQGAALIEIYQNCNIFNDGAFDNFVEREVKEEKQLRLMHGKPMVFGKEKNKGIAIENFKARLVTFEAGQELEAGVSIYDAHNHALAALIARLPFPEFPMPIGIFYQEKRPAFEALIDLRPPAGNADENLKKLFNSGDTWTVS from the coding sequence ATGGAAATTACTACTGAAAAAATTCAACTAAAAAAGCAGGACTTTGAATCTGACCAAGAAGTGCGCTGGTGCCCGGGCTGTGGAGATTATTCAATTCTGGCAACTGTGCAGCGCTTTTTACCGTCGCTCGGCATTGAACCGCATAATATAGTTTTTGTTTCAGGAATCGGCTGTTCGAGTCGTTTCCCTTACTACATGAATACATATGGCTTTCATACAATCCATGGACGCGCTCCGGCCATTGCCACAGGCCTTAAAGTCACCCGGCCAGATTTAAATGTCTGGATGGTCACTGGCGATGGAGATGCCTTGAGTATCGGAGGCAATCACTTTATTCACATCTTGCGCCGTAACCCAAATATTAAAATTTTATTGTTCAATAATCGCATTTACGGGCTGACCAAAGGTCAGTATTCACCGACCTCAGAACTTGGGAAAGTCACTAAATCTACTCCTCAAGGGTCAAGCGATTACCCACTTAATCCAGTCTTAACAGCACTGGGAGCTCAAGCAACGTTCATTGCCCGTTCAATTGACCGTGACTCGCAACACCTCACTGAAATCTTTAAAGCCGCAACCGATCACCAAGGCGCTGCGCTAATTGAAATTTACCAAAACTGTAATATCTTCAATGACGGAGCATTTGATAATTTCGTCGAGCGCGAAGTTAAAGAGGAAAAGCAGTTACGCCTCATGCACGGCAAGCCTATGGTCTTTGGCAAAGAAAAGAACAAAGGTATTGCCATCGAGAATTTTAAGGCTCGTCTAGTCACATTTGAGGCTGGCCAAGAACTTGAAGCTGGGGTTTCAATTTATGATGCGCATAACCACGCTCTTGCTGCACTGATTGCGCGTCTACCATTTCCCGAATTTCCAATGCCAATTGGAATTTTTTACCAAGAAAAAAGGCCGGCCTTTGAAGCCTTGATTGACTTGCGCCCACCGGCTGGTAACGCTGATGAAAACTTAAAGAAACTTTTCAACTCTGGCGATACTTGGACAGTGTCCTGA
- a CDS encoding ABC transporter substrate-binding protein: protein MRSKLVRLCGLVLISQLLLITALAAEEKIKIGVSTALTGEAAAYGTDIRNSLLFANEKFGNGKYEFIFEDDRCDPKFAATAAQKLANIDKVKYVIGFACSGAASAAAPILEKAKVLTMITCASATKIENLGDYIFRSMPLDRKLAETIVGYWVMQKSIKNLAIISEETEYCQGLESNIRQLFTENQPDFKYFSDNYAPGNKDFRSLLLRLRAKSPDSLFVNTQSEEALGLIVKQLAEMKWSPQIYGAYWTSSNRFLELVGPLAEGVRGADVPFIADTLVGDGPKLYAEFLAKYGNPRAIETLFITNLNGFRALIAAIESGQDPKAFLYQTKFDGVSGPYSFDRNGEFVGFSFVMKEVKNNKIVPLR, encoded by the coding sequence ATGCGGAGCAAGCTTGTAAGGCTATGTGGATTAGTTTTAATCAGTCAGTTGTTGCTCATAACTGCTCTGGCGGCCGAGGAAAAAATAAAAATCGGTGTCTCTACGGCGCTAACAGGTGAGGCTGCGGCCTACGGCACAGACATTAGAAACTCGCTACTTTTTGCGAATGAGAAGTTCGGCAATGGAAAGTATGAGTTTATTTTTGAGGATGACCGCTGTGACCCAAAATTTGCGGCAACTGCTGCTCAGAAATTAGCAAATATCGACAAAGTAAAATACGTCATTGGTTTTGCTTGTAGTGGCGCTGCTTCAGCGGCTGCTCCAATTCTTGAAAAAGCAAAAGTTTTAACAATGATTACATGCGCCTCTGCAACTAAGATCGAGAACCTTGGCGACTATATTTTCCGCAGTATGCCACTTGATCGCAAGTTAGCCGAGACGATCGTTGGTTATTGGGTTATGCAGAAGTCGATTAAAAATTTAGCTATTATTTCTGAAGAAACAGAATACTGTCAGGGGCTTGAGTCTAACATTAGGCAACTTTTTACAGAGAACCAGCCAGATTTTAAATATTTTAGCGATAATTATGCTCCTGGTAACAAGGACTTTAGATCGCTACTGCTACGGCTGCGAGCTAAGTCGCCTGATAGTTTATTTGTTAATACGCAGTCTGAGGAGGCGCTTGGCTTAATTGTTAAGCAGCTTGCTGAAATGAAATGGTCACCGCAAATCTATGGAGCATATTGGACAAGTAGTAATCGCTTTCTTGAATTAGTTGGACCTTTGGCTGAGGGTGTCCGTGGTGCTGATGTTCCCTTTATTGCTGATACTCTGGTTGGCGATGGACCAAAGTTGTATGCGGAGTTTTTAGCGAAGTATGGTAACCCCCGGGCGATAGAAACACTATTTATCACTAATTTAAATGGCTTTCGTGCCTTAATTGCTGCAATTGAAAGTGGACAAGATCCAAAGGCATTTCTCTATCAAACAAAATTTGATGGGGTTTCCGGTCCATACAGCTTTGATCGTAATGGCGAATTTGTTGGCTTTTCCTTTGTGATGAAGGAAGTAAAAAATAATAAAATTGTGCCCTTAAGATAA
- the aroF gene encoding 3-deoxy-7-phosphoheptulonate synthase — MKNLKLVSKENRPQSIVQVGKIKVGTELAIIAGPCAVESEEQLLATARIVKKLGANMLRAGAFKPRTSPYSFQGLGLKGLQILARAREETGLPIVTEVVDPRDVTWVSEFADVLQIGARNMQNYSLLREVGKNSRAVLLKRGMHSTIEEWLNCAEYILAEGNPNVILCERGIRTFETYTRNTLDLNAVAAARELTHLPVIVDPSHGTGKTSLVPAMALAGIAAGAHGLIIEVHHNPDLALSDKDQTLSPAQFESLMHHVQKLAPAIKEIHG, encoded by the coding sequence ATGAAAAATTTAAAACTTGTATCAAAAGAGAACCGTCCACAATCAATCGTCCAGGTTGGCAAGATTAAAGTCGGCACTGAACTGGCAATTATTGCAGGGCCCTGCGCTGTTGAATCCGAAGAACAACTTTTAGCTACAGCACGAATCGTTAAGAAGCTTGGAGCGAACATGCTTCGCGCTGGTGCGTTTAAACCTCGCACCTCGCCCTACTCTTTTCAAGGCTTAGGACTGAAGGGACTGCAAATCCTAGCACGTGCACGCGAAGAAACTGGACTGCCGATTGTCACTGAAGTTGTTGACCCGCGCGATGTCACCTGGGTGAGTGAATTTGCTGACGTGCTGCAGATTGGTGCACGTAACATGCAAAACTATTCGCTACTGCGTGAAGTCGGGAAAAATTCAAGAGCAGTTTTACTCAAGCGCGGCATGCATTCGACAATTGAAGAATGGCTCAATTGCGCTGAGTATATCCTCGCTGAGGGTAACCCCAATGTGATTCTCTGCGAACGAGGAATTCGCACCTTTGAGACCTATACACGCAATACTTTAGACCTTAATGCCGTAGCCGCAGCTCGTGAACTGACACACTTACCAGTAATTGTCGATCCATCTCACGGCACTGGGAAAACATCACTTGTCCCAGCAATGGCTCTAGCCGGCATAGCCGCTGGCGCGCATGGACTAATTATTGAAGTTCACCATAACCCTGATCTGGCATTGAGCGACAAAGATCAAACCTTGAGTCCGGCACAGTTTGAATCACTAATGCATCACGTGCAGAAACTTGCCCCAGCAATTAAAGAAATTCATGGCTGA
- the pheA gene encoding prephenate dehydratase codes for MDELKTMRSEIDSLDLEVARLLLKRMEYVVRIKRFKGERIEDQNRESEVIDAIKRVSYGLLDSNFTTEMYAQIMQESKRLQAQELTLCGFQGEHGAYSEIGVNSLGKSWVAVPCPEFADVFSGVESGAIDYGIIPVENSIAGEVAGATDLLVHTNLQIVCEVVVQVNHALMCLPGTDHREIRTVYSHPQALAQCKNFLSRNKLEAEAFYDTAGSAMMLRQKSLKGTACIASILAGKLYGLEVIKEGIQDDNPNETRMLVVSKQPSAVPGNKCTIVFGTKDESGALFKALKAFSENNINLTRIESRPNRSNPGTVLFLLDFMGNNQDGAVAKTLEQVKSMSTTYRFLGCYTSAR; via the coding sequence ATGGACGAATTAAAAACGATGCGATCGGAAATTGACTCTCTTGATCTAGAAGTTGCGCGATTACTTTTAAAGCGCATGGAATATGTAGTGCGCATTAAGCGTTTTAAGGGTGAAAGAATTGAAGACCAGAATCGTGAATCAGAGGTCATCGATGCAATCAAGCGTGTTTCTTATGGATTACTTGATAGCAATTTTACTACGGAAATGTATGCGCAAATTATGCAGGAGAGTAAACGCCTCCAAGCTCAGGAGTTAACACTCTGTGGATTTCAGGGCGAACACGGAGCTTACAGCGAGATTGGCGTAAATAGCCTGGGCAAATCCTGGGTCGCAGTTCCCTGCCCTGAATTTGCCGACGTATTTTCAGGCGTTGAATCAGGCGCAATTGATTACGGAATTATTCCCGTAGAGAATTCAATCGCTGGAGAAGTTGCCGGTGCAACTGACTTACTAGTGCACACAAATTTGCAGATTGTTTGCGAAGTAGTCGTTCAAGTCAATCATGCTTTAATGTGCTTGCCTGGAACTGATCACAGAGAAATTCGCACTGTATACTCTCATCCGCAAGCACTTGCTCAGTGTAAGAACTTCTTGTCTCGCAACAAGCTTGAAGCTGAAGCATTTTATGATACTGCAGGTTCGGCAATGATGCTCAGACAAAAAAGTCTAAAGGGTACTGCCTGCATCGCCAGCATTCTAGCCGGAAAGCTCTATGGGCTTGAAGTAATCAAAGAGGGAATTCAAGACGACAATCCTAATGAAACACGCATGCTTGTCGTCTCTAAACAGCCAAGCGCTGTACCAGGCAATAAATGCACGATTGTCTTTGGCACCAAAGACGAATCGGGAGCGCTCTTTAAAGCGCTAAAAGCTTTTTCTGAGAATAATATCAATCTAACGCGGATTGAATCCCGACCGAATCGAAGCAATCCGGGCACTGTCTTATTTTTGCTCGATTTTATGGGCAACAACCAAGACGGTGCAGTAGCAAAAACTCTCGAGCAGGTAAAAAGCATGTCTACGACTTATCGGTTTTTAGGCTGTTATACGAGTGCTAGATAG
- a CDS encoding MFS transporter, producing MHASPDLPKQQSSEKLGRGFSALMATQFLGGLNDSFFKLIVTLLIADTVTDPTRQSFLVGLARALLVLPFIIFAAQMGYFADRFSKTKIIRFTKVIEILLAAFAVPFLVTKHVEGLLLMCFLLGLHSAVFSPCKYGIIPEIVSSDKLSRANGYLEFWTFLASLLGTVLGAATRSHGSGLGISATIVVVIALSGLISSLLIPLTRSQAEDVRFPFNPLTGMGQTWKEIRNNRSLHLVLWAMIYFFFVATAFDVTLLLMAKNVLNLPDAEIALLYTALAIGIGSGSVVAGVLTQGSYNLGLVPLGGVGMAFWNFCLAVFPTVPYPWVFLVGFSGGFFVVPLNAYFQHNSPAAKRGRYLSLNNALSFIFMLVASFIPWLCIDLPHSFGFSGIDARHIFLAIAVGALLVTILIIKIIPESVLRTLNWILTHTIYRVRVYGSANIPETGGALLVCNHTSFVDPLLLLGAVHRPIRFLIYRPIYETFPVSLGAKTMKAIPISTTDGPKSLVQSLKTAREYIEQGDLVCIFAEGAITRIGTTLPFQDGFTRIMKGVDAKIIPVYLDQLWGSVFSFAGGKFFFKKPRRFPYPVTVNFGNPIPADSKPGAVRKSVLELGSESRKVREDLGTLPARIYQALVSSKRYAISDGANEPLSGVRVYALARIFSRKLKTKLQPKERVGILLPPGPASIIANIACLITGAIPINLNYTFPEAMCEALIKRFGISRVFSSSLFLRKIAWKDFSNYQDVGEILTAIVKTKSGKFSIFLLELALKATPSLFRPQIAKQLKPDDLAIMLLTSGSSGMPKGVMLSHRNLLSNVDAISEVVDLKHTDSMLGVLPIFHALGFSATFLLPILKDLPVSYAASPFDGIGKILTEKRSTILLATPTFLRQYLKKYTKEELSSLRLIIVGAEKLHQSLREETKSILGIEPFEGYGATELAPVVALNVPNYESEGLRQIGHKAGSVGHPLPGVVAKVVDPETFLDLPLDTPGLLLVKGPNVFLGYEGDEFKTAQVLIDGWYSTGDIAYIDADGFIHLAGRLSRFAKIGGEMVPLERLEELMLDGISSGSLVVTALPDDKRGERLVVVHTQEINPEAVLAKLRESQVPNLWIPAARDFICVDAIPILGSGKVDLQAIRELAAKRLSS from the coding sequence ATGCACGCTAGTCCAGATTTGCCCAAGCAGCAAAGCAGTGAAAAACTCGGACGAGGGTTTTCTGCGCTGATGGCTACGCAATTTTTAGGTGGCTTGAATGATAGTTTCTTTAAATTAATAGTTACACTTTTAATCGCTGACACTGTCACCGACCCGACGCGGCAGTCATTTTTAGTTGGTCTGGCGCGAGCACTTTTGGTGTTACCGTTCATCATTTTTGCCGCGCAAATGGGCTATTTTGCGGACCGTTTTTCCAAGACAAAAATTATTCGCTTTACGAAAGTTATAGAAATTCTTCTGGCTGCATTTGCGGTTCCATTTCTGGTGACGAAACATGTTGAAGGCTTGCTCTTAATGTGTTTTCTCTTGGGCTTGCATAGTGCTGTTTTTAGTCCCTGTAAATATGGCATCATTCCTGAAATTGTCTCCAGCGATAAGCTCTCGCGGGCCAATGGCTATCTTGAATTTTGGACATTCTTGGCAAGTCTGCTCGGCACTGTCTTGGGTGCTGCCACAAGAAGTCATGGAAGTGGTTTGGGAATTTCTGCGACAATCGTTGTAGTCATTGCGCTGAGTGGGTTGATCAGTAGCTTATTAATTCCACTCACACGATCGCAAGCCGAAGATGTGCGCTTTCCCTTCAATCCCCTAACAGGCATGGGGCAAACTTGGAAGGAGATCAGAAATAATCGCTCTTTACACTTAGTACTTTGGGCGATGATTTATTTCTTTTTTGTAGCAACCGCTTTTGATGTCACTTTGCTGCTAATGGCAAAAAATGTGCTCAATTTGCCTGATGCTGAAATCGCCTTGCTCTATACGGCGCTGGCAATTGGTATCGGTAGCGGCAGTGTCGTTGCCGGAGTGTTAACGCAGGGAAGCTATAATTTAGGTCTTGTCCCGCTCGGTGGAGTAGGAATGGCCTTTTGGAATTTCTGCCTCGCAGTTTTTCCGACTGTGCCATACCCGTGGGTTTTTTTGGTGGGCTTTAGTGGGGGATTTTTTGTCGTTCCGCTGAATGCTTATTTTCAACACAACAGTCCTGCCGCTAAGCGTGGCCGCTATCTTTCGCTGAATAATGCTTTATCTTTTATCTTTATGCTTGTTGCCTCCTTTATCCCCTGGCTTTGTATTGATTTGCCGCATAGCTTTGGGTTTTCAGGTATCGATGCGCGGCACATTTTTCTAGCGATTGCTGTAGGCGCATTGTTGGTGACTATTCTAATCATTAAAATTATTCCGGAATCGGTTTTGCGGACATTAAATTGGATTCTGACGCATACGATTTATCGTGTCAGGGTTTATGGCTCAGCAAACATTCCGGAAACTGGCGGTGCGCTACTAGTTTGTAATCACACTTCCTTTGTCGACCCACTGCTTTTGCTTGGCGCGGTACATCGTCCGATCCGTTTCCTGATTTATCGTCCGATCTATGAAACTTTTCCAGTCTCGCTTGGCGCAAAGACGATGAAGGCAATTCCAATTTCTACTACAGATGGCCCAAAATCCCTTGTGCAGTCGCTTAAAACTGCCCGTGAATACATTGAGCAGGGCGATCTAGTCTGCATTTTTGCTGAAGGTGCAATTACGCGGATTGGGACTACCTTGCCGTTTCAAGATGGCTTTACGCGCATTATGAAAGGGGTTGATGCTAAGATTATTCCGGTCTATTTGGATCAGCTCTGGGGCAGTGTTTTTAGTTTTGCTGGAGGGAAATTCTTTTTTAAGAAGCCTCGGCGCTTTCCTTATCCGGTGACTGTTAATTTTGGTAACCCTATTCCTGCCGATAGTAAGCCGGGCGCAGTAAGGAAGTCTGTTTTAGAGCTTGGTTCTGAGTCGCGCAAAGTGCGTGAGGATTTAGGCACGCTACCGGCACGAATTTATCAAGCATTGGTTTCAAGTAAGCGCTATGCGATTAGCGACGGCGCAAATGAGCCACTTAGTGGGGTTAGGGTTTATGCTTTAGCGCGAATTTTTTCTCGGAAATTAAAGACTAAGCTTCAGCCCAAAGAGCGTGTCGGCATTTTATTACCACCTGGGCCTGCCTCGATTATCGCAAATATCGCTTGCTTAATCACCGGAGCCATTCCGATTAATCTAAACTACACTTTCCCGGAGGCAATGTGTGAGGCCTTAATTAAACGTTTCGGTATTTCGCGCGTATTCTCAAGTAGTCTTTTTTTGAGAAAAATTGCTTGGAAGGATTTTAGTAATTACCAGGATGTTGGTGAAATCCTTACAGCTATTGTAAAAACCAAATCTGGTAAATTTTCAATTTTTCTTCTAGAACTAGCGCTAAAAGCTACACCTAGTTTATTTCGACCACAAATAGCTAAGCAGCTTAAGCCTGATGATCTGGCGATTATGTTGCTGACTAGTGGTAGTTCGGGGATGCCTAAGGGGGTAATGCTTTCGCATCGAAATCTTCTTTCTAACGTCGATGCAATTTCTGAGGTAGTAGACTTGAAGCATACGGACTCGATGCTGGGAGTATTGCCAATTTTTCATGCACTAGGTTTTAGTGCGACATTTCTTTTGCCAATTTTAAAGGACTTACCAGTCAGCTATGCAGCAAGTCCCTTTGATGGCATTGGCAAGATCTTAACGGAAAAGCGCTCAACCATACTTTTAGCGACGCCAACATTTTTACGACAATATCTTAAGAAATACACCAAGGAAGAGTTATCGTCGTTACGCTTAATTATTGTTGGAGCGGAAAAACTACATCAGTCGTTACGTGAAGAAACAAAAAGCATCCTAGGGATTGAACCTTTTGAAGGATACGGTGCAACCGAACTTGCTCCAGTTGTTGCCTTGAATGTGCCGAATTACGAATCGGAAGGTTTAAGGCAAATTGGACATAAAGCTGGGTCGGTTGGCCATCCACTACCAGGAGTTGTTGCTAAGGTAGTTGACCCGGAGACTTTTTTAGATTTACCACTAGATACTCCAGGACTGTTATTAGTTAAGGGGCCTAATGTTTTTCTCGGTTACGAAGGTGATGAGTTCAAAACTGCCCAAGTCTTAATTGATGGCTGGTATTCTACGGGAGACATCGCATATATCGATGCAGATGGATTTATTCACTTAGCTGGTAGGCTATCGCGCTTTGCGAAAATTGGTGGAGAAATGGTTCCACTGGAACGCCTAGAAGAATTAATGCTCGATGGTATTAGTAGTGGATCGTTAGTAGTTACCGCGCTACCAGACGACAAACGCGGCGAAAGGCTAGTTGTAGTTCATACTCAAGAAATAAATCCTGAGGCAGTACTAGCGAAACTTCGCGAATCACAAGTGCCGAATTTGTGGATTCCAGCTGCCCGGGATTTTATCTGTGTTGATGCTATACCGATTCTGGGTAGCGGTAAGGTTGATTTGCAAGCGATTCGCGAGCTCGCAGCCAAACGTCTCAGTAGTTAA
- a CDS encoding pyridoxal-phosphate dependent enzyme yields the protein MKKILSSILDAVGETPLVRLNRLVRPGMADVLVKIESLNPGGSVKDRMACHLVKMAEKRGELKPGISTLVEATSGNTGLGLAMMAAVRGYKCMITIPDKMSQEKINMLRAYGAEVIVTPASAGHDSPDFYKNVAKRIVKETPSAMYMNQYDNPDNPVIHYETTGPEIWEQTDGKLDYFVAGIGTGGTVTGVGRFLRDKSKATGKTVKVVCADPVGSVLGAIHRQEKNIPEAQAYKVEGIGQDFVPKVLDFSVIHEVRPVTDQQSFVAARRLCREEGIFVGGSAGTAIHTALELAAEVGAGKTIVVLLPDSGDRYVSKCFNDQWMKDHGFLEEDRGSGTVNDVLNHKGRGVEFAAEHETLGEVAARLNQLGISQMPIRESGDAATRIIHEIDILHALVQGKIKADQPISHVARPIQGIVSPADSLHRLEGIFESGNAAIVKDGDKIIGVLCEIDVVRYLTTNAR from the coding sequence ATGAAAAAAATATTAAGTTCAATCCTTGATGCAGTTGGTGAAACTCCATTAGTGAGGCTCAATCGTTTAGTGCGTCCAGGAATGGCCGACGTGCTTGTCAAAATTGAATCACTAAATCCTGGCGGCTCGGTAAAAGATCGTATGGCCTGTCATTTAGTCAAAATGGCGGAAAAGCGTGGCGAGTTAAAACCTGGAATCAGCACTTTGGTTGAAGCCACATCAGGAAATACAGGCCTAGGCTTGGCGATGATGGCTGCAGTGCGCGGCTATAAGTGCATGATTACGATCCCCGATAAAATGAGCCAAGAAAAAATCAATATGCTCCGCGCCTATGGAGCGGAAGTAATTGTCACCCCAGCTTCCGCTGGGCATGATTCTCCAGACTTTTATAAAAACGTCGCGAAAAGAATTGTTAAAGAAACCCCCAGCGCGATGTACATGAATCAATACGATAATCCCGATAATCCGGTAATCCATTATGAAACTACTGGCCCAGAAATCTGGGAGCAAACTGACGGTAAGTTAGATTATTTTGTCGCCGGCATTGGAACTGGTGGAACAGTCACTGGAGTCGGTAGATTTTTGCGCGATAAATCCAAGGCCACGGGTAAAACTGTTAAAGTAGTTTGTGCTGATCCGGTGGGCAGTGTACTTGGCGCGATTCATCGCCAAGAGAAAAATATTCCTGAGGCACAAGCCTACAAAGTTGAAGGGATTGGTCAGGATTTTGTGCCTAAAGTTTTAGATTTTAGTGTGATTCATGAGGTGCGCCCTGTAACCGATCAACAGTCTTTTGTCGCCGCGCGCAGGCTCTGTCGAGAAGAAGGAATTTTTGTCGGCGGTTCTGCCGGGACTGCCATCCATACAGCGCTAGAACTTGCAGCTGAGGTAGGTGCGGGTAAGACAATTGTCGTATTACTGCCTGATTCTGGGGATCGTTATGTTAGTAAATGTTTTAATGACCAGTGGATGAAGGACCATGGATTTCTCGAGGAGGATCGCGGATCGGGCACAGTTAACGATGTTTTAAATCATAAAGGCCGAGGAGTTGAATTTGCGGCTGAGCATGAGACTCTCGGAGAAGTTGCGGCGCGACTCAATCAGCTCGGAATTTCGCAGATGCCGATTCGTGAGTCAGGAGACGCAGCTACGCGTATTATTCATGAAATCGATATCCTGCATGCACTCGTGCAGGGTAAAATTAAAGCCGACCAGCCAATTTCTCATGTTGCTCGTCCAATTCAAGGCATCGTTTCGCCAGCTGATTCACTGCATCGACTCGAAGGAATTTTCGAGAGCGGTAATGCAGCGATCGTCAAGGACGGAGATAAAATCATCGGTGTGCTCTGTGAAATTGATGTGGTGAGATATCTAACGACCAATGCACGCTAG